From Pandoraea norimbergensis, the proteins below share one genomic window:
- a CDS encoding penicillin-binding protein 1A: MASTPQTDTPRDKRPPKPRRSIWLRIVLWFVGLIAAMLVCGALLAGYILVVMTPQLPSLDTIVDYRPKIPLRIYTADEIQIGEFGEERRNVVRFADIPDVMKKAVLAIEDDRFYQHGGVDFIGIFRAGVANVARGGSSQGASTITMQVARNFFLSSEKTYTRKIYEALLAYKIESRLTKDQILELYMNQIYLGERAYGFASAARVYFGKDIKDVTLAEAAMLAGLPKAPSAYNPIVNYKRARVRQEYILKRMYDLGYISKAEYDQAISQELVVRGLGSEFSVHAGYVAEMVRQLLYAQFKDEIYTRGFNVYTTINSADQEAAYEALRAGVMAYELRHGYRGPEANIDLPSDQDDREQLIDDTLVEHPDSGDMVAAVVLAASPQQVKAVLLNGDDVSVTGDGLRFAAAGLSAKAQPKQKIRPGSVIRVTKDAKDNWRIVQMPDIEAAFVSLDPQNGAIRSLVGGFDFNRNKFNHVTQAWRQPGSSFKPFIYSAALEKGFAPATIINDGPLYFTAAQTGGQPWEPKNYGGGFEGPMPMRVALMRSRNLVSIRILQSITPGYAQKYIARFGFEADKHPAYLPMALGAGMVTPLQMASAYAVFANGGFRVNPFIVARITDSKGNVIMEEKPATAGDETFRAIPARNAFIMNSMLHDVATRGTAAKTNVLKRNDLAGKTGTTNDSHDAWFAGYQSQLVGVAWIGFDQPRNLGDRETGGGLALPIWIDYMTKALRGVPESTRPVPSGIIQANGDYFYDDYPPGRAISTVGLSADTAPDGTTTSAPPGPVDTQERQRILDMFNKP, from the coding sequence ATGGCAAGCACACCCCAAACAGACACCCCACGCGACAAGCGCCCACCCAAGCCGCGCCGCTCGATCTGGCTGCGCATCGTTTTGTGGTTCGTCGGCCTGATCGCCGCGATGCTCGTCTGTGGCGCGTTGCTGGCGGGGTACATCCTGGTGGTCATGACGCCGCAGTTGCCGTCGCTCGACACCATCGTCGACTATCGGCCGAAGATTCCGCTTCGCATCTATACCGCCGACGAAATTCAGATCGGCGAGTTTGGCGAGGAACGTCGTAACGTCGTGCGCTTTGCCGATATTCCGGATGTGATGAAGAAGGCCGTTCTCGCCATCGAGGACGATCGCTTCTATCAGCACGGCGGCGTCGACTTCATCGGGATCTTCCGGGCTGGCGTGGCCAACGTCGCCCGTGGCGGCTCGTCGCAAGGCGCCAGTACGATCACGATGCAGGTCGCACGCAACTTCTTCCTCTCGAGCGAGAAGACGTATACGCGCAAGATTTACGAAGCCCTGCTCGCCTACAAGATCGAGTCGCGCCTGACGAAGGATCAGATTCTCGAGCTGTACATGAATCAGATCTATCTGGGCGAGCGCGCGTACGGTTTCGCGAGCGCCGCCCGCGTGTATTTCGGCAAGGACATCAAGGACGTCACGCTTGCCGAAGCCGCAATGCTGGCCGGTCTGCCCAAGGCACCGTCGGCCTATAACCCGATCGTCAACTACAAGCGGGCGCGCGTGCGTCAGGAATACATCCTCAAGCGCATGTACGACCTCGGTTACATCTCGAAAGCGGAATACGATCAGGCGATCTCGCAAGAGCTGGTCGTGCGCGGGCTCGGCAGCGAGTTCAGCGTGCATGCCGGTTATGTCGCGGAAATGGTGCGTCAACTGCTTTACGCCCAGTTCAAGGACGAGATCTATACGCGCGGCTTCAACGTCTACACGACGATCAATTCGGCCGATCAGGAAGCAGCCTATGAAGCCCTGCGCGCCGGGGTCATGGCCTACGAACTGCGTCATGGCTACCGTGGGCCGGAAGCCAATATCGATCTGCCGAGCGACCAGGACGACCGAGAACAGTTGATCGACGACACACTCGTCGAGCATCCGGACAGCGGCGACATGGTGGCGGCCGTGGTACTTGCCGCGTCGCCGCAGCAGGTCAAGGCGGTACTGCTCAATGGTGACGACGTGAGCGTGACGGGCGACGGTCTGCGTTTCGCCGCCGCCGGCCTGAGCGCCAAAGCGCAACCCAAGCAGAAGATTCGCCCGGGTTCGGTCATTCGCGTGACGAAGGACGCCAAGGACAACTGGCGCATCGTGCAGATGCCCGACATCGAAGCAGCGTTTGTCTCGCTCGACCCGCAGAACGGCGCAATTCGCTCGCTCGTCGGCGGCTTCGACTTCAATCGCAACAAGTTCAATCACGTCACGCAGGCGTGGCGTCAGCCGGGGTCGAGCTTCAAGCCGTTCATCTACTCGGCTGCGCTGGAAAAGGGCTTCGCGCCGGCGACGATCATCAACGACGGTCCGCTCTACTTCACCGCGGCGCAAACGGGCGGTCAGCCGTGGGAGCCGAAGAATTACGGTGGTGGCTTCGAAGGTCCGATGCCGATGCGTGTCGCGCTGATGCGCTCACGAAACCTTGTATCGATCCGTATTCTGCAAAGCATCACGCCCGGGTACGCCCAGAAGTACATCGCACGCTTCGGGTTCGAAGCCGACAAGCACCCGGCGTATTTGCCGATGGCGCTGGGTGCCGGCATGGTCACCCCGTTGCAAATGGCGAGCGCCTACGCCGTGTTCGCTAACGGCGGCTTCCGCGTGAATCCGTTCATCGTGGCGCGCATCACGGACTCGAAAGGCAACGTGATCATGGAAGAGAAGCCGGCCACGGCGGGCGATGAAACGTTCCGCGCCATTCCGGCCCGCAACGCCTTCATCATGAACTCGATGCTGCACGATGTGGCGACGCGTGGCACGGCCGCCAAGACGAACGTGCTCAAACGAAACGACCTCGCCGGCAAGACCGGCACGACCAACGATTCGCACGACGCCTGGTTTGCGGGATATCAATCGCAACTGGTGGGGGTGGCGTGGATCGGCTTCGATCAGCCGCGCAATCTGGGCGACCGTGAAACCGGTGGCGGTCTGGCACTGCCGATCTGGATCGACTACATGACCAAGGCTTTGCGTGGTGTGCCGGAATCGACGCGCCCGGTGCCCTCGGGAATCATTCAGGCGAACGGCGATTATTTCTACGACGACTATCCGCCGGGTCGCGCGATCAGCACAGTGGGTCTGAGCGCAGACACCGCGCCGGATGGCACGACAACCAGTGCACCGCCGGGGCCGGTCGATACGCAGGAGCGCCAACGCATCCTGGATATGTTTAACAAGCCTTGA
- the pilM gene encoding pilus assembly protein PilM — MIEAALRNLRHITSPFARPFAALMPRLDGGGCGIHFDAGTLQFVRLARVAGPSRLRLDAYGTAALDDDVLRGGVLAKPEAAARRLGELLERAGTSAESLRGDTVVLALPAHLLKTHVVEYPPDMPARALRAWCERHAALLLPGDGRPGLRSRVGVTWAEPGSHRLRLYACEAELVDDRLAALEMAGLRAHAVDVAHAAGRRAFQWAWPAMGEPAHETPISTQSPKSPQSPMALLQVSDHDIDLAVFDAQTCVADLRERFDGVNGNPEALASVVCELLGRMPVPAGSLHVAAQSVTPGAFVAMCDGLVSACRVPVRPFDPLGRLDAANAPARLRQTFAERASLAVACGLALRAMSMRGLPWQ; from the coding sequence ATGATCGAAGCGGCCCTGCGCAACTTGCGCCACATTACATCCCCCTTTGCACGGCCCTTCGCGGCGCTTATGCCGCGTCTCGACGGTGGTGGGTGCGGTATTCACTTTGACGCAGGAACCCTGCAATTTGTTCGCCTGGCGCGGGTGGCCGGTCCTTCGCGGCTGCGCCTCGACGCTTACGGCACGGCGGCGCTCGACGACGATGTGTTGCGCGGCGGAGTGCTGGCCAAACCCGAAGCCGCGGCGCGACGCCTCGGTGAGCTGCTCGAACGTGCCGGCACGAGTGCCGAGTCCCTGCGAGGCGACACCGTCGTGCTGGCGCTACCCGCGCACCTGCTCAAGACGCACGTCGTCGAGTACCCGCCGGATATGCCGGCGCGCGCCCTGCGCGCCTGGTGCGAGCGGCATGCGGCGCTACTGTTGCCGGGCGACGGTAGGCCCGGTTTGCGCTCGCGCGTGGGAGTGACTTGGGCCGAACCGGGGAGTCACCGCCTACGGCTGTATGCCTGTGAGGCCGAGCTGGTCGACGACCGCCTTGCGGCTTTGGAAATGGCGGGCTTGCGTGCCCATGCCGTCGATGTGGCGCATGCCGCCGGGCGTCGGGCGTTTCAATGGGCGTGGCCAGCGATGGGTGAGCCGGCGCATGAGACGCCGATCTCGACTCAATCACCAAAATCACCACAATCGCCGATGGCGCTACTCCAGGTTAGCGACCACGACATCGATCTGGCCGTATTCGATGCGCAGACGTGCGTGGCCGACCTGCGCGAGCGCTTCGACGGCGTGAATGGGAATCCGGAAGCATTGGCGAGTGTGGTTTGTGAGCTACTCGGCAGAATGCCGGTCCCCGCCGGTTCGCTGCATGTGGCGGCGCAAAGCGTGACGCCGGGCGCTTTCGTGGCGATGTGCGATGGTCTCGTCTCGGCGTGCCGTGTCCCCGTACGGCCGTTTGATCCGCTCGGTCGACTCGACGCTGCGAACGCACCGGCGCGCCTGCGACAGACGTTTGCGGAACGTGCGTCGCTTGCAGTGGCGTGTGGTCTGGCGTTGCGCGCCATGTCGATGCGGGGGCTGCCATGGCAGTGA
- the cyaY gene encoding iron donor protein CyaY: MTESEFLALAEAVLARVEAAVEDSDVDIDCERTGNVLTLEFDDGSKIIVNLQTPMSEIWVAARSGGYHYRLKGDEWRDTRDDAELFEALSRFASQQAGETVTLQAD, from the coding sequence ATGACGGAAAGTGAATTCCTGGCGCTCGCCGAGGCTGTGCTGGCGCGGGTGGAGGCGGCTGTCGAAGACAGCGACGTGGACATCGATTGCGAGCGCACGGGCAACGTGCTGACGCTCGAGTTCGACGACGGCAGCAAGATCATCGTGAATCTGCAAACGCCGATGAGCGAAATCTGGGTGGCGGCGCGCTCGGGCGGCTACCACTATCGCCTGAAGGGTGACGAATGGCGCGACACCCGTGACGACGCCGAGCTGTTCGAGGCGCTCTCGCGTTTCGCGTCGCAGCAAGCCGGCGAGACGGTGACGCTGCAAGCTGACTGA
- the ccsB gene encoding c-type cytochrome biogenesis protein CcsB: protein MELSQGYSDVSWLRRRSIGDWLFALALAIGAGFALNRYGHFMDYYEHTILVLSVPTFAVLGWHWRSVRWLMAGIAILALSGIGLYHHDLARADQAFFLKYFLSSQSAILWMSALFFLATLFYWGGLLARSPFGASVGSALCWAAVLLGFTGMMVRWYESYLVGADVGHIPISNLYEVFVLFCLITSLFYLYYEQHYATRALGPFVLLVISAAVGFNLWYSVARSAYEIQPLVPALQSWWMKIHVPANFIGYGTFALAAMVAVAYLLKSGEQKRNVAAGKAIDSGFFSSRLPSLELLDDVMYKAIAVGFAFFTIATILGALWAADAWGGYWSWDPKETWALIVWLNYAAWLHMRLMKGLRGVVAAWWSLTGLLITTFAFLGVNMFLSGLHSYGQL from the coding sequence ATGGAGTTATCGCAAGGCTATTCAGACGTCTCGTGGCTGCGCCGGCGCAGTATCGGTGACTGGCTGTTCGCACTGGCGCTGGCGATTGGGGCGGGCTTCGCGCTCAATCGCTACGGCCATTTTATGGATTACTACGAGCACACGATTCTGGTGCTCTCGGTGCCGACCTTCGCGGTATTGGGTTGGCACTGGCGCTCGGTGCGCTGGCTGATGGCGGGTATCGCGATTCTTGCACTCTCCGGCATCGGGCTCTATCACCACGATCTGGCCCGTGCCGATCAGGCGTTCTTCCTGAAGTATTTCCTCTCGAGCCAGTCGGCCATCCTCTGGATGAGCGCGCTGTTCTTCCTGGCGACACTGTTCTACTGGGGCGGCCTGCTGGCGCGCTCGCCGTTCGGCGCGAGTGTCGGGTCGGCACTGTGCTGGGCGGCGGTGTTGCTCGGGTTCACCGGCATGATGGTGCGCTGGTACGAGTCGTATCTGGTGGGGGCCGACGTCGGGCACATTCCGATCTCGAACCTGTATGAGGTGTTCGTCCTCTTCTGCCTGATCACGTCGCTGTTCTACCTGTACTACGAGCAACACTATGCGACGCGCGCCCTCGGCCCGTTCGTGCTGTTGGTCATCAGCGCCGCAGTGGGCTTCAATCTCTGGTACAGCGTGGCACGCAGTGCCTACGAGATTCAGCCGCTCGTGCCTGCGCTGCAAAGCTGGTGGATGAAGATCCACGTACCGGCCAACTTCATCGGCTACGGCACGTTTGCGCTGGCGGCGATGGTGGCGGTGGCGTATCTGCTCAAGTCCGGCGAACAAAAGCGTAACGTTGCCGCGGGCAAGGCGATCGACAGTGGTTTCTTCTCGTCACGCCTGCCGTCCCTCGAACTGCTCGACGACGTGATGTACAAGGCGATTGCCGTGGGCTTCGCGTTCTTCACGATTGCCACGATTCTCGGCGCGCTGTGGGCGGCCGACGCGTGGGGTGGTTACTGGAGCTGGGACCCGAAGGAAACCTGGGCACTGATCGTGTGGCTGAACTACGCGGCGTGGCTGCACATGCGCCTGATGAAGGGGCTGCGTGGCGTGGTGGCTGCATGGTGGTCGCTGACCGGCCTGCTGATCACGACGTTCGCGTTCCTCGGTGTGAACATGTTCCTGTCGGGGCTGCACAGCTACGGACAGCTCTGA
- the lptM gene encoding LPS translocon maturation chaperone LptM — translation MTAPIRTCAIVASIALLSVLASCGQAGPLYLPARPIKPTAPPGAPLPPPPLVPEPQRGPSVEVPPAASLPAAKPE, via the coding sequence ATGACAGCACCTATTCGAACCTGCGCGATTGTAGCCTCGATTGCCCTGCTGAGCGTATTAGCCAGCTGCGGCCAAGCCGGGCCCCTTTATTTGCCGGCTCGGCCGATCAAGCCGACTGCGCCGCCGGGTGCACCGCTGCCCCCGCCGCCGCTCGTGCCTGAGCCGCAGCGCGGTCCGTCGGTCGAAGTGCCGCCAGCAGCGTCGCTGCCCGCCGCCAAACCGGAGTAA
- a CDS encoding cytochrome c biogenesis protein ResB — translation MSISTSGMQIKSAQRWVRDGVELVSSMRFAISLLTVLAIASIVGTVLKQGDPYPNYVNQFGPFWADVFRSLGLYKVYSSWWFLLILFFLMASTTLCVVRNAPKMIADIRSWRDHVREGSLRAFGHKGEFSGPTPRAELLPRLTGFLGRRGYRFVVRDRDGATLVAAKAGAINKIGYIFAHSAIVIICLGGLVDSDLLTRMQMALFGKSPLQGNAVIAQIPEEHRLSSSNPAFRGYAFVPEGGKSTTAILNFQDGSVVQDLPFSIELKKFHVDYYSTGMPKLFASDIVVTDPETGKSMDATVKVNEPFIYKGVAIYQSSFEDGGSKLKLTGYPMRGASDKTFAFSGDIGGSTQLKGAAAAKDEYTVEFSDFRAINVENISNGSGQQDVRGVARKSFRDDLSAQLGSGAKTDLNKDLRNVGPSVQYKVRDRSGQAKEYRNYMLPILVEDGQRVFMTGVRDTPDGPFQYLRIPADDDGSVKQWMLLRAALQDDGARVEAARRFAAQSLPSQTSAELRGQLQESAKRELDLFAGAIPASANGHATGGLQAIAEFVSEKVPQEQQSSAADMFRRILDGTIWQLWQVAREQAGQPAATPTPDNERFVHTATNALSDNFLYDAPVFLQLDSFDQIQASVFQLTRSPGKKIVYLGSLLLVLGIFSMFYVRERRLWLWVKDTPDGGSSVMMAASTTRRTLDFDKEFARTKAELDAIVTKR, via the coding sequence ATGAGCATCAGTACTTCGGGAATGCAGATCAAAAGCGCGCAGCGATGGGTGCGCGACGGTGTCGAACTGGTCAGTTCGATGCGTTTTGCCATCAGCCTGCTCACCGTGCTCGCGATCGCCAGCATTGTTGGCACCGTGCTCAAGCAAGGCGACCCCTACCCCAACTACGTCAATCAGTTCGGCCCGTTCTGGGCCGACGTTTTCCGCTCGCTCGGCCTTTATAAGGTCTACAGCTCGTGGTGGTTTCTGCTGATCCTCTTCTTCCTGATGGCATCGACGACGCTGTGCGTCGTCCGCAACGCGCCGAAGATGATCGCGGACATCCGCAGCTGGCGCGACCACGTGCGTGAAGGCAGCCTGCGCGCCTTCGGTCACAAGGGTGAGTTCTCCGGCCCGACGCCACGCGCCGAGCTGCTGCCGCGATTGACGGGTTTTCTGGGGCGTCGCGGCTACCGTTTCGTTGTGCGAGATCGCGACGGGGCGACGCTGGTCGCGGCGAAGGCCGGCGCCATCAACAAGATCGGCTACATCTTCGCGCACAGTGCCATCGTGATCATCTGCCTCGGCGGCCTGGTCGACAGCGATCTGCTCACGCGCATGCAGATGGCGCTGTTCGGCAAGTCGCCGCTGCAAGGCAACGCGGTCATCGCACAGATTCCCGAGGAGCACCGCCTGTCGTCGAGCAACCCCGCGTTCCGCGGCTATGCATTCGTGCCCGAAGGCGGCAAGTCGACGACCGCGATTCTGAATTTTCAGGACGGCTCGGTTGTGCAGGACCTGCCCTTCTCCATCGAGTTGAAGAAATTCCACGTCGACTATTACTCGACGGGCATGCCCAAGCTCTTCGCGAGCGACATCGTGGTGACCGACCCGGAGACCGGCAAGTCGATGGATGCCACGGTGAAGGTCAATGAGCCGTTCATCTACAAGGGCGTCGCGATCTATCAGTCGAGCTTCGAAGATGGCGGCAGCAAGCTCAAGCTCACCGGTTACCCCATGCGTGGCGCGTCTGACAAGACGTTCGCCTTTTCGGGCGACATCGGCGGCTCCACGCAGTTGAAGGGCGCCGCCGCAGCCAAAGACGAATACACGGTCGAGTTCAGCGATTTCCGCGCGATCAACGTCGAGAACATCAGCAATGGCAGTGGGCAGCAAGATGTTCGCGGCGTGGCCCGTAAATCGTTCCGCGACGACCTGAGTGCACAACTGGGTTCGGGCGCGAAAACCGATCTGAACAAAGACTTGCGCAACGTCGGTCCGTCGGTGCAGTACAAGGTGCGCGATCGCAGCGGGCAGGCGAAGGAATACCGCAACTACATGCTGCCGATTCTGGTGGAAGACGGCCAGCGCGTGTTCATGACGGGCGTGCGCGACACCCCGGACGGCCCGTTCCAGTACTTGCGCATTCCGGCCGACGACGACGGCTCCGTCAAACAATGGATGCTGCTGCGCGCAGCGCTTCAGGATGACGGGGCCCGGGTCGAAGCTGCGCGCCGCTTCGCTGCCCAATCGCTGCCTTCGCAGACGTCTGCTGAGCTGCGTGGTCAATTGCAGGAAAGCGCCAAGCGTGAGCTCGACCTGTTCGCCGGGGCCATTCCGGCCAGCGCGAATGGCCACGCGACGGGCGGGTTGCAAGCGATTGCCGAGTTCGTGAGCGAGAAGGTGCCGCAGGAGCAGCAATCGAGTGCGGCCGACATGTTCCGACGCATTCTCGACGGCACGATCTGGCAACTCTGGCAGGTCGCGCGCGAGCAAGCCGGTCAACCGGCGGCGACGCCGACGCCGGACAACGAGCGTTTTGTGCACACGGCAACCAACGCACTGTCGGACAACTTCCTGTACGACGCGCCGGTGTTCCTGCAACTCGACTCATTCGATCAGATCCAGGCGAGCGTCTTCCAGCTCACGCGCTCGCCCGGCAAGAAGATCGTGTATCTTGGCAGTCTGCTGCTGGTACTCGGTATCTTCTCGATGTTTTACGTACGTGAACGACGTCTCTGGCTGTGGGTGAAAGACACCCCCGACGGCGGCAGCTCGGTCATGATGGCAGCGTCGACGACACGTCGTACGCTGGATTTCGACAAGGAATTCGCCCGCACGAAGGCGGAGTTGGACGCGATCGTCACAAAACGATGA
- the lysA gene encoding diaminopimelate decarboxylase, with protein MSNAFFSYRDDVLHAEGVALPVLAERFGTPLYVYSKAALTSAYQAYAKACEGRNAAVHYAAKANSNLAVLGVFAKLGAGFDIVSAGELARVIAAGGDAGRVVFSGVGKHADEMRYALDKDVFCFNVESRPELDRLNEVAAQMNKRARVSLRVNPNVDAKTHPYISTGLRGNKFGVAYEEAFDAYRAAAAMSHLDVVGIDCHIGSQITEISPYLDAIDKLLDLVEKLDDAGISLHHIDVGGGLGIQYTDETPPDITAFATTVIDHIAKRGHAHRQVLFEPGRSLVGNAGVLLTRVEFLKHGETKNFAIVDAAMNDLARPAMYEAYHGIDPVTRHAADVVTYDVVGPVCESGDWLGRDRALAIAPDDLLAIRSAGAYGFTMSSNYNTRPRAAEVMVDGVDVHLVRERETVESLFAGERLLPA; from the coding sequence ATGTCCAACGCCTTCTTCTCTTACCGCGACGACGTACTCCATGCCGAGGGCGTGGCCCTGCCCGTACTCGCCGAGCGTTTCGGTACGCCTTTGTACGTGTATTCGAAGGCGGCTCTGACGTCCGCCTATCAGGCTTACGCCAAGGCTTGCGAAGGGCGTAACGCGGCAGTTCATTACGCGGCCAAGGCCAACTCGAATCTGGCCGTACTCGGCGTGTTCGCCAAGCTGGGTGCTGGGTTTGACATCGTCTCGGCCGGTGAACTGGCACGCGTGATTGCCGCCGGCGGTGACGCCGGCCGCGTGGTCTTCTCCGGTGTGGGCAAGCACGCCGACGAAATGCGTTATGCGCTCGACAAGGACGTGTTCTGCTTCAACGTCGAATCGCGCCCCGAGCTCGACCGTCTGAACGAAGTGGCCGCCCAGATGAACAAGCGCGCGCGCGTGTCGCTGCGCGTGAATCCGAACGTAGACGCCAAGACGCACCCGTATATTTCTACCGGCCTGCGCGGCAACAAGTTCGGCGTGGCTTACGAAGAAGCGTTCGACGCTTACCGTGCCGCTGCGGCAATGTCGCATCTCGACGTGGTCGGCATCGATTGCCACATCGGCTCGCAAATCACGGAGATTTCGCCGTACCTCGACGCCATCGACAAGCTCCTCGATCTGGTCGAAAAGCTCGATGATGCCGGGATCTCGCTGCATCACATCGATGTGGGCGGCGGCCTCGGCATTCAGTACACAGATGAAACGCCGCCGGACATCACCGCGTTTGCCACCACGGTCATCGACCACATTGCCAAGCGCGGCCATGCGCATCGTCAGGTGCTGTTCGAGCCGGGCCGCTCGCTGGTCGGCAACGCTGGCGTACTGCTCACGCGCGTGGAATTCCTCAAGCACGGTGAGACCAAGAACTTCGCCATCGTCGACGCGGCCATGAACGATCTCGCCCGCCCGGCCATGTACGAGGCTTATCACGGCATCGATCCGGTGACGCGTCATGCAGCCGACGTGGTGACGTACGACGTGGTGGGCCCGGTGTGCGAAAGCGGCGACTGGCTCGGCCGTGACCGCGCGCTGGCCATTGCGCCGGACGATCTGCTGGCGATTCGCTCGGCCGGCGCGTACGGCTTCACGATGAGCTCGAACTACAACACGCGTCCGCGTGCGGCAGAAGTCATGGTCGATGGCGTCGATGTCCACCTCGTGCGCGAGCGCGAAACGGTCGAATCGCTGTTCGCCGGTGAACGTCTGCTGCCGGCCTGA